One Coffea arabica cultivar ET-39 chromosome 5c, Coffea Arabica ET-39 HiFi, whole genome shotgun sequence DNA window includes the following coding sequences:
- the LOC113689524 gene encoding putative disease resistance protein RGA3, producing MAEAVLSFVSVILNKILPLAADDISRAWGVKKDLQKLAKKVEMMEALIFDAKCKQSTSKAVQLWLKRLQSIARDAEIVLDDFGYEVLRQKVKNRKRDKVRNFFSSSNPISFRLEMANKIKNVSASLEEAYREANQIGLHPVQLIMAFAAHKEDRLTVPFVDESEMVGREVEVTQVVSMLISSDYKKDLPVISIVGMGGQGKTTLAQLVLKNKNVTEHFDKKIWVCVSDDFKVERLLNEMLQSLGEKNVETTNREALVTRLQENLKGKNYLLVLDDVWNDNREKWDRMRICLLAIGGAPGSKILVTTRSDEVASAMQISRLHHLQILSTDHSWMLFEKLAFADGGARMTQDLVDIGRRILKKCGGVPLAIKVIGGLLYSKKDASEWSKLDKSEIWNKSTINEGGVISVLKLSYENLPSLSVKQCFASCSIFPKDAVMEKESLIRIWMAQGLINDAKGGGHLQMEDIGSDYFNVLLRSSLLQAASENSTNGIMSCRMHDLVHDLSLQVSNNCFLNTEDGMVVSHDDEVMHLTIIRSRGKVLKNIEGIPPNLQTLYYLGGDGIMLEDILERSRYLSVLKVDCLFVTHLPNVVGNMKHLRHLDISKTRITALPDSITKLYNLMTLKVYYLEEIPKKFSNLINLRHFEFSLGADLGQSCLFPGIGQLANLRTLPYFRVSQEKGCQLEELEHLHNLRGELKIFGLESVSSCELAAKAKLFEKSSIQRLRLSWNGTKEDCDNNNINSVMEGLQPHPDLKSLAISGFKGSRFPSWIVAKDHLTVLRNLVGIELRGLGKCEQVPPLGDLPCLESLEMFSLHNVKRIGAEFYGLLTHLDINARSSTCSSGSGEVTPITLFPKLTRFVLRSMGSLEGWSDAMVPSDSSSSIKVFPNLQCLTIEGLPRLAVLPDMENLTSLAELDIWECGSLSCIRNLNSLTSLESLSLGGGCPALDASLDMKNPQSLRTLSISGCYKLNPSLSNNLEKFTTLQRLRIFSRDPGCWAKGLHHLANLRRLELGGFSDDLDHFPWPDSITNVASDDAKDSTIRRFVSLEHLELRGWPKITSLPDQIQHLSTLRRLEIREFDGLEVVPEWMGSLWNLRELRISDGCNLRQLPSAEAIRHLTNLNQLHIVRCPLLAERCTKGSGAEWPKIAHIPDVLIFP from the coding sequence ATGGCTGAAGCTGTACTCAGTTTTGTTAGTGTAATCTTGAATAAGATACTTCCACTTGCTGCCGACGACATCAGCCGGGCATGGGGTGTAAAGAAAGATCTTCAGAAGCTTGCCAAGAAAGTAGAGATGATGGAAGCTTTGATTTTTGATGCTAAATGCAAGCAATCAACAAGCAAAGCCGTGCAGCTCTGGCTCAAAAGACTCCAGTCCATAGCACGTGATGCTGAAATCGTGTTGGATGACTTCGGATATGAAGTTCTGCGGCAGAAGGTTAAGAATCGGAAGCGCGACAAGGTACgcaatttcttttcttcctcaaatccTATTTCCTTTCGTCTAGAGATGGCTAACAAGATCAAGAATGTTAGCGCATCTCTAGAGGAAGCTTACAGAGAAGCAAATCAAATAGGGCTTCATCCAGTTCAGCTAATCATGGCCTTTGCTGCTCACAAAGAGGATCGATTGACTGTTCCTTTTGTGGACGAGTCAGAAATGGTGGGAAGGGAAGTTGAGGTAACTCAAGTTGTGAGCATGTTAATTAGCTCTGATTATAAGAAGGATTTACCTGTCATCTCAATAGTTGGGATGGGTGGCCAGGGTAAAACAACCCTTGCACAGCTGGTGCTCAAAAATAAGAACGTAACAGAgcattttgataaaaaaatatgGGTTTGCGTGTCTGATGATTTCAAAGTTGAGAGGCTGTTGAATGAGATGCTTCAATCCCTCGGGGAAAAGAATGTTGAGACGACAAACAGGGAAGCATTGGTGACGAGGCTTCAAGAAAATCTGAAAGGAAAAAATTACTTGCTTGTGCTTGATGATGTTTGGAATGACAATCGAGAGAAATGGGATCGCATGAGGATATGTTTGTTGGCAATAGGGGGTGCTCCAGGAAGCAAAATATTGGTTACCACGCGTAGTGATGAGGTAGCCTCAGCAATGCAAATATCTCGTTTGCATCATCTACAAATCCTCTCAACTGATCATAGCTGGATGTTGTTTGAAAAACTAGCATTTGCAGATGGTGGCGCAAGAATGACTCAAGATCTGGTGGACATTGGCAGAAGAATACTGAAAAAGTGTGGCGGCGTGCCATTAGCGATCAAAGTGATTGGGGGTTTGTTGTATTCCAAAAAAGATGCCTCGGAGTGGTCGAAGCTTGACAAGAGTGAAATATGGAACAAGTCGACCATTAATGAAGGTGGAGTCATTTCTGTCCTGAAGCTGAGTTACGAGAACTTACCTTCATTGTCAGTGAAACAGTGCTTTGCGAGTTGTTCCATTTTCCCGAAGGACGCTGtcatggaaaaagaaagcttGATACGGATTTGGATGGCCCAGGGATTGATCAATGATGCCAAGGGAGGAGGTCATTTGCAAATGGAGGATATAGGCAGTGACTATTTCAACGTATTGCTTCGGAGTTCTTTGTTGCAAGCTGCTTCCGAGAATTCCACTAACGGAATCATGTCCTGCCGGATGCACGACCTTGTGCATGATCTCTCACTGCAAGTGTCAAATAATTGTTTCTTAAATACAGAGGATGGAATGGTGGTCAGTCATGATGATGAAGTTATGCATTTGACCATCATTCGGAGTCGAGGGAAGGTGTTAAAGAATATCGAAGGGATTCCTCCAAATTTGCAAACGCTTTATTATCTTGGGGGTGATGGTATCATGCTCGAAGACATCTTGGAAAGGTCTAGATACCTTTCTGTATTAAAAGTAGACTGTTTGTTTGTTACTCATCTCCCGAATGTGGTGGGTAATATGAAACATTTAAGACATCTTGATATCAGTAAAACTCGTATCACTGCTCTGCCAGATTCGATCACAAAGCTCTACAATTTGATGACCTTAAAAGTATATTACTTGGAAGAGATACCTAAGAAGTTTAGCAATTTAATTAACTTGAGGCATTTCGAGTTTTCATTGGGTGCTGATTTGGGCCAATCATGTTTGTTCCCTGGAATCGGGCAGTTGGCTAATCTTCGGACGTTGCCCTACTTCAGGGTAAGCCAAGAGAAGGGCTGTCAACTTGAGGAGTTGGAACACTTGCACAACCTCCGAGGCGAGCTAAAAATTTTTGGACTTGAAAGTGTGAGCAGCTGTGAATTAGCAGCAAAAGCAAAGTTGTTCGAAAAATCAAGCATTCAACGATTAAGACTTTCATGGAATGGCACGAAAGAAGATTGTGACAACAACAATATCAATAGTGTCATGGAAGGTCTCCAACCTCACCCAGACTTGAAAAGTTTAGCCATTAGTGGTTTCAAAGGCTCAAGGTTTCCGTCGTGGATAGTGGCAAAGGATCACTTGACGGTACTTCGGAATTTGGTAGGCATTGAGTTGAGAGGATTGGGTAAGTGTGAACAAGTACCACCACTAGGGGACTTGCCTTGTCTCGAGTCCTTAGAGATGTTCTCCTTACACAATGTGAAGCGCATTGGGGCTGAATTCTATGGTCTCCTAACACATCTCGATATTAATGCAAGGAGCAGTACTTGTAGTAGCGGTAGCGGAGAGGTGACACCAATCACTCTGTTTCCAAAACTAACGCGTTTTGTGCTGCGGAGCATGGGAAGTCTAGAGGGGTGGTCAGATGCAATGGTTCCCTCGGATTCTTCTTCATCAATTAAGGTATTCCCTAATCTCCAGTGCTTGACAATCGAAGGTCTCCCCAGGTTGGCTGTTTTACCAGATATGGAGAACTTAACGTCTCTTGCGGAGTTAGACATATGGGAATGCGGAAGTTTGTCTTGTATAAGGAATTTGAATAGCCTTACATCTCTTGAATCCTTATCCTTAGGTGGAGGCTGCCCTGCTTTAGATGCTTCTCTGGATATGAAAAACCCCCAATCCCTACGCACTCTAAGCATCTCAGGATGTTATAAGTTGAATCCTTCATTGAGTAATAATCTTGAGAAGTTCACAACGCTCCAGCGGTTGAGGATCTTTTCTCGTGACCCTGGTTGTTGGGCAAAGGGTCTACACCATCTAGCCAACCTCCGCAGGTTGGAACTCGGTGGCTTCTCTGACGACCTTGATCATTTCCCGTGGCCAGACTCCATCACCAATGTTGCCAGTGATGATGCCAAGGATTCTACAATACGGCGTTTCGTCTCTCTGGAGCATCTTGAATTGCGTGGATGGCCAAAAATCACGTCCCTCCCAGACCAAATTCAGCATCTGTCTACCTTGAGAAGGTTAGAGATACGGGAGTTCGACGGGTTGGAAGTTGTTCCAGAGTGGATGGGTAGCCTTTGGAATCTTCGAGAATTGCGGATTAGTGATGGCTGTAACCTCAGACAATTGCCCTCTGCAGAAGCAATACGACACCTCACCAATTTAAATCAACTACATATCGTTAGGTGTCCTCTTTTAGCAGAGAGATGCACCAAAGGAAGTGGTGCAGAGTGGCCCAAGATTGCACATATTCCTGATGTTTTAATATTTCCATAA
- the LOC113689939 gene encoding acyl-coenzyme A oxidase 3, peroxisomal-like yields the protein MASSSPSSSSSSMEKINFRTKVLSRHLNHDPTGNKPFLQSSPCLSYAPPELSEPTSFFDVKLMRKLMDGHNIEDRDWLYNLIVQSKLFNPQEKGGKIFVLPDYNQSMEQQREMTMKRIEYLLDNGVFQGWLTRKGPEAELRKFAFLDVVGIFDHSLAIKIGVHFFLWGGAIQFFGTKRHHDKWLKDTEDYAVKGCFSMTELGHGSNVRGIETITTYDSNTREFIINTPCESAQKYWIGGAANHATHTIVFSQLNINGRNQGVHAFIAQIRDANGNICPNIRIADCGHKIGLNGVDNGRLWFDNVRIPRENLLNSVADVSPDGQYLSAIKDPDQRFAAFLAPLTSGRVTIAVSAIYQSKIGLAIAIRYSLTRRAFSVTSSGPEVLLLDYPSHQRRLLPLLAKTYAMSFAANYLKTLYVKRAPALIKTIHIVSSGFKAALTWHNMRTLQECREACGGQGMKTENRVGHLKGEYDVQSTFEGDNNVLMQQVSKALLAEYVVAKKRNKPFEGLGLEHMNKPSPVIPSQLTSTVMRSIDFEHDMLCLRERDLLNRFASEISQRQAQGESKEHAFVMSYQLAEDLGRAFSDRAIFQTFVDAETIVTDATLKSILGLLRSMYALVTLEEDSAFLRYGFLSVDNAAAVRKEVAKLCGELRPHALSLVSSFGIPDAFLSPIAFNWLETNSWSSVQH from the exons ATGGCCTCTTCTTCtccatcatcttcatcttcatcaatggAAAAAATCAACTTCAGAACCAAAGTCCTAAGCAGACACCTCAATCATGATCCCACTGGCAACAAGCCTTTTCTCCAATCTTCACCATGTTTAAGTTACGCCCCACCAGAGCTCTCCGAGCCCACCTCGTTTTTTGATGTGAAATTGATGAGAAAGCTAATGGATGGTCACAATATAGAGGATAGGGACTGGTTGTATAATCTGATTGTCCAAAGTAAGCTATTTAATCCTcaagaaaaagggggaaaaatctTCGTGTTACCTGATTATAATCAGTCAATGGAGCAGCAGAGAGAGATGACTATGAAGAGAATTGAATATCTCCTGGACAATGGGGTCTTTCAAGGTTGGCTAACAAGAAAAGGGCCTGAAGCTGAATTGAGAAAGTTTGCTTTTTTGGATGTTGTTGGGATCTTTGATCATTCTCTAGCTATCAAGATTGGGGTGCATTTTTTCTTGTG GGGTGGTGCCATTCAATTTTTTGGTACAAAGCGTCATCATGACAAGTGGTTGAAGGACACAGAAGATTATGCAGTTAAAGGGTGCTTTTCAATGACAGAGTTGGGCCATGGAAGTAAT GTTCGTGGTATTGAGACTATTACAACTTATGATTCAAACACCAGAGAGTTTATCATCAACACTCCTTGTGAATCAGCTCAAAAATATTGGATTGGAGGAGCAGCTAAT CATGCAACACATACTATAGTATTTTCACAGCTCAATATTAATGGACGGAATCAAGGAGTTCATGCTTTTATTGCCCAAATTAGAGATGCAAATGGAAATATATGTCCCAATATTCGTATTGCTGATTGTGGTCATAAGATTGGTTTAAATGGTGTTGACAATGGTCGACTCTG GTTTGACAATGTCCGAATACCTAGAGAAAATTTGCTAAATTCAGTGGCGGATGTCTCTCCAGATGGGCAATATCTGAGTGCAATTAAGGATCCAGACCAG AGATTCGCTGCTTTCTTGGCCCCTTTGACTTCTGGACGTGTTACTATTGCAGTCAGTGCAATTTACCAATCAAAG ATTGGCTTAGCGATCGCCATAAGATACTCTTTGACGAGGAGAGCTTTCTCTGTTACAAGCAGTGGGCCAGAAGTACTTTTGCTTGATTATCCTAGTCATCAGAGGAGGCTTCTGCCGCTTCTTGCAAAGAC GTATGCCATGAGCTTTGCTGCTAACTATCTGAAAACTTTATATGTTAAGAGGGCACCTGCATTGATCAAAACCATTCATATAGTGTCTAGTGGATTCAAGGCTGCTTTGACATGGCATAACATGCGAACACTTCAG GAATGCCGCGAAGCTTGTGGTGGACAAGGTATGAAGACTGAAAATCGCGTTGGTCACCTGAAGGGTGAATATGATGTGCAATCTACTTTTGAGGGTGACAACAATGTTCTTATGCAACAG GTTAGTAAGGCACTCTTGGCAGAATATGTAGTGGCAAAAAAGCGGAATAAACCATTCGAAGGGTTGGGTTTAGAGCACATGAACAAGCCTTCCCCTGTTATACCTTCTCAGCTAACAAGTACTGTCATGAGGAGCATTGACTTTGAG CATGATATGTTATGTCTAAGAGAGAGAGACCTATTGAACCGTTTTGCTTCTGAAATTTCACAACGCCAAGCACAAGGAGAGAGCAAAGAACACGCTTTTGTAATG AGCTATCAGCTCGCTGAAGACTTGGGCAGAGCGTTCTCCGATCgggcaatttttcaaacttttgtggATGCTGAGACTATTGTAACGGATGCCACTCTTAAG AGTATATTAGGTCTTTTGAGATCCATGTATGCCCTCGTTACCTTGGAAGAAGACTCTGCGTTTCTCCGATACGGCTTCCTGTCAGTAGACAATGCTGCAGCAGTGAGAAAAGAAGTTGCAAAGCTTTGCGGGGAACTGAGACCGCATGCACTTTCGTTAGTCAGCTCCTTTGGCATTCCTGATGCGTTCTTGAGCCCTATAGCTTTCAATTGGTTAGAGACAAACTCTTGGTCCTCTGTTCAACACTAG